From a single Pseudoalteromonas nigrifaciens genomic region:
- a CDS encoding efflux RND transporter permease subunit, translated as MIESIIRWSIGNRFFVLLITLIIAFGGLYSLQKTPVDALPDLSDVQVIIKTSYPGQAPQVVQDQVTFPLTTAMLSVPGAQTVRGYSFFGDSYVYIIFDDDTDLYWARSRVLEYLSQVASSLPDSAKPQLGPDATGVGWVYIYALTDKSGNHDLSQLRSIQDWFLKYELQTVPGVSEVSAVGGMVKQYQVQVDPDKLRAYDIPLSLIQIALQKGNKETGASVVEMAEAEYMVTATGYIQSVSDIEKIPLGINEQGTPLRIGDVANVNLGPQMRRGIAELNGEGEVVGGVVVMRFGENAQQTINGVKEKLESLKSSLPEGVEVVPVYDRSKLIDRAVDNLWSKLLEELAVVAIVCVAFLFHLRSSIVAVITLPLGILVSFIIMYMQGINANIMSLGGIAIAIGAMTDGAIVMIENMHKHMEKTPLTDENRWQIVAKAASEVGPALFFSLLIITVSFLPVFILEAQEGRMFSPLAYTKTYAMAASAGLAITLVPVLMGYFIRGKVVSEKKNPLNRLLIAIYMPVLKQVMKFPKSTIVAAILVTIVGFWPVDKIGSEFIPPLDEGDLMYMPTTYPGISIGKARELLQQTDKLIRTVPEVETVFGKVGRAETATDPAPLTMIETFIQLKPQEQWREGVTTESLKAEFDKLVKFPGLTNAWVMPIKTRIDMLATGIKTPVGIKVAGPELDVIQEIGQQIEQILPEVTGTASVYSERVAGGRYIKVDISRDKASRFGLNIEDVQQVVSTAIGGMNVTQTVEGQERYPVNLRYPQDYRDSPEQLSRLPVVTPSGQRIALGDVADIRVENGPPGIKSENARLNGWTFIDIDGVDVGTYVESAKIHLANNLKLPAGYSITWAGQYEYMERAKEKLTYVLPLTLAIIVILLYLNFRAFSEVAIIIVTLPMAMIGGLWLMYLEGFNFSVAVGVGFIALAGVAVEIGVIMLVYLNQALAELKEKAEERAEPISDDAYQDALLHGAGLRVRPVMMTVATIIIGLMPILYGTGTGSEIMSRIAAPMVGGMTSAVLLTLIVLPVIYSIVKKPELNAFNKELSKAELKSNA; from the coding sequence ATGATTGAATCAATTATTAGATGGTCTATCGGCAATCGTTTCTTTGTTTTGTTGATTACCTTAATTATCGCGTTTGGTGGTTTGTATTCATTACAAAAAACACCAGTAGATGCACTCCCCGATCTTTCTGATGTGCAGGTGATAATTAAGACGAGCTATCCGGGACAGGCACCACAAGTAGTGCAAGATCAAGTGACGTTTCCCCTTACTACAGCCATGTTGTCAGTACCGGGAGCGCAAACTGTTCGTGGTTACTCATTTTTTGGTGATTCCTACGTCTATATCATTTTTGATGATGATACTGATTTGTATTGGGCTAGAAGCAGAGTACTTGAATACTTAAGCCAAGTAGCATCAAGCCTGCCTGATTCGGCAAAACCACAATTAGGACCTGATGCGACAGGAGTGGGTTGGGTATACATCTACGCTTTAACAGATAAGTCAGGAAACCATGATCTAAGCCAATTAAGAAGTATTCAAGACTGGTTTTTAAAGTATGAACTACAAACTGTTCCGGGCGTGTCTGAGGTTTCCGCCGTTGGCGGTATGGTTAAGCAATATCAGGTGCAAGTAGATCCTGACAAATTGAGAGCTTACGATATTCCTCTAAGTTTAATACAAATAGCCTTACAAAAAGGGAACAAAGAAACTGGCGCATCCGTTGTGGAAATGGCTGAAGCTGAATATATGGTTACCGCAACGGGGTATATTCAATCAGTTAGTGATATAGAGAAAATTCCACTTGGTATTAACGAACAAGGCACGCCGTTGCGTATTGGAGATGTTGCCAACGTTAACCTTGGTCCTCAAATGCGCCGTGGTATCGCAGAACTTAATGGCGAAGGCGAAGTTGTTGGTGGTGTTGTCGTTATGCGCTTTGGTGAAAATGCTCAACAAACCATAAATGGGGTAAAAGAAAAGCTTGAGTCGCTCAAATCTTCTTTACCAGAGGGGGTGGAGGTTGTCCCTGTCTATGACAGATCGAAGTTAATAGATCGTGCTGTTGATAACCTTTGGAGCAAGTTGCTAGAGGAGCTTGCAGTCGTGGCTATTGTCTGTGTGGCTTTCCTATTTCATCTTCGCTCATCTATTGTGGCAGTTATTACTCTGCCATTAGGTATCTTGGTGTCGTTCATTATCATGTATATGCAAGGCATCAATGCCAACATTATGTCTTTAGGCGGTATCGCTATTGCGATTGGTGCGATGACTGATGGTGCAATAGTGATGATTGAAAATATGCACAAGCATATGGAGAAAACACCACTAACAGATGAAAATCGCTGGCAAATTGTTGCTAAGGCTGCGAGTGAAGTAGGCCCTGCACTATTTTTTAGCTTACTGATCATTACAGTCTCATTCTTACCTGTATTTATCTTGGAAGCGCAAGAAGGAAGAATGTTCTCTCCGCTCGCCTATACAAAAACCTATGCAATGGCGGCATCAGCAGGTTTGGCGATCACATTGGTGCCTGTTTTGATGGGCTACTTTATTCGAGGCAAAGTTGTTTCTGAAAAGAAAAACCCGTTAAACCGATTATTGATTGCTATCTACATGCCTGTTTTAAAGCAAGTCATGAAGTTTCCAAAATCGACAATAGTAGCAGCAATATTAGTGACTATCGTTGGCTTTTGGCCTGTCGATAAAATTGGTAGTGAATTCATTCCGCCATTGGATGAAGGCGATCTCATGTATATGCCTACTACCTATCCCGGTATTTCAATTGGTAAAGCAAGGGAGTTATTGCAGCAAACAGACAAGCTTATTCGCACTGTGCCAGAAGTTGAAACTGTATTTGGTAAAGTAGGAAGAGCTGAAACTGCAACCGATCCTGCACCTTTAACCATGATTGAAACCTTTATTCAATTGAAGCCACAAGAGCAGTGGCGAGAGGGTGTGACTACTGAATCGTTAAAAGCTGAGTTTGATAAATTGGTTAAGTTTCCGGGCTTAACGAATGCTTGGGTTATGCCAATCAAGACCCGAATCGACATGTTAGCAACAGGCATAAAAACGCCTGTGGGTATTAAAGTCGCCGGACCAGAGCTTGATGTGATTCAGGAAATCGGCCAACAAATAGAGCAAATTTTACCCGAAGTTACAGGCACAGCATCAGTTTACTCAGAGCGAGTTGCAGGTGGACGATATATCAAGGTTGATATTTCACGCGATAAGGCAAGTCGCTTTGGGTTAAACATCGAAGATGTTCAACAAGTGGTTTCTACAGCTATTGGTGGTATGAACGTTACCCAAACGGTAGAAGGTCAAGAGCGTTACCCTGTTAACTTACGCTATCCGCAAGACTATCGAGACTCTCCTGAGCAGCTATCACGATTACCTGTTGTAACACCAAGTGGTCAACGCATTGCACTAGGTGATGTCGCAGATATTCGAGTTGAGAACGGTCCGCCGGGGATTAAGAGTGAAAATGCTCGTTTAAATGGCTGGACGTTTATCGATATAGACGGTGTTGACGTAGGTACTTATGTTGAAAGTGCAAAAATACACTTGGCTAATAATCTAAAACTACCAGCAGGTTATTCAATTACTTGGGCTGGGCAATACGAATATATGGAAAGAGCGAAAGAAAAGCTCACCTATGTATTGCCTTTAACACTCGCCATTATTGTTATTCTACTTTACTTAAACTTCAGAGCGTTTAGTGAGGTGGCTATCATTATCGTTACCTTGCCGATGGCGATGATTGGTGGCTTATGGTTGATGTATCTGGAAGGGTTTAACTTCTCTGTGGCTGTTGGCGTGGGCTTTATTGCTCTAGCTGGGGTAGCGGTTGAGATTGGTGTGATAATGTTGGTCTATCTCAATCAGGCACTTGCTGAGCTTAAGGAAAAAGCTGAAGAGCGAGCTGAACCTATCTCTGATGATGCATATCAAGATGCATTATTGCACGGTGCAGGCTTACGAGTTCGTCCAGTAATGATGACAGTTGCAACAATCATTATCGGCTTGATGCCCATTTTATATGGTACAGGAACAGGTTCGGAGATTATGAGTCGTATTGCTGCACCTATGGTAGGCGGAATGACAAGTGCTGTGCTACTCACTCTTATTGTGCTCCCAGTAATTTACTCAATCGTTAAAAAGCCAGAATTAAACGCCTTTAACAAGGAGCTTTCTAAGGCGGAGCTAAAAAGTAATGCTTAG
- a CDS encoding copper resistance CopC family protein, which yields MKKLIKFLTVISVVFSSAVFAHVHLEKSVPADNAMLMNPPEELTLVFTKEVRVVKVSLANKQGEEFKFGFEPSKVATSKFTWKLPKLAPANYTVDVTFLGNDGHKMKHSFGFMVH from the coding sequence ATGAAAAAACTAATTAAATTTTTAACCGTAATCAGTGTCGTTTTTAGTAGTGCGGTATTTGCGCATGTGCATCTTGAAAAAAGTGTGCCTGCTGATAATGCAATGCTAATGAATCCTCCAGAAGAGTTAACTTTGGTGTTCACCAAAGAGGTACGTGTTGTAAAAGTTTCATTGGCCAATAAACAAGGCGAAGAATTTAAATTTGGATTCGAGCCTTCTAAAGTCGCTACTAGCAAATTTACATGGAAACTACCTAAATTAGCTCCTGCAAACTATACTGTGGATGTAACCTTCTTAGGTAACGATGGTCATAAAATGAAACATAGCTTCGGCTTTATGGTTCACTAA
- a CDS encoding copper resistance D family protein — protein sequence MEMYIWNTVIVLSKIVFYVGFACIAGYTFFRQIFENNESHTNIVIANLTWTRTYIVMALIANITWFFASTGAMAEEGIQGVIDADILAIMWDSSVGTGALLRALGLVTAIIALALRFKLAVNSYLKQSALMLSLLILAYSFTLLGHISELGTIEKGLLILHVLVMAWWFGALLPLKQACHQLSYAELHLLMESFGKQASFTVSLLLVAGLWLVIQLVGSLDALISSSYGQTLLFKLALVVSILALAAKHKLILVPQLKNSQGREALSKSISIEMLVAFAILSVTAGLTSVVGPAN from the coding sequence ATGGAAATGTATATCTGGAATACAGTCATTGTACTGTCAAAAATTGTATTTTACGTCGGCTTTGCCTGTATTGCTGGTTATACATTTTTCAGGCAAATATTTGAGAATAATGAATCTCATACTAATATTGTAATAGCGAATTTAACGTGGACAAGAACTTATATAGTTATGGCTTTGATCGCTAATATTACTTGGTTCTTTGCCAGTACTGGTGCAATGGCAGAAGAGGGAATTCAGGGGGTGATAGACGCTGATATATTGGCTATTATGTGGGACTCCTCTGTCGGCACTGGAGCTTTGCTTCGAGCGCTTGGGCTAGTTACCGCAATAATCGCTTTAGCTTTAAGGTTCAAACTCGCTGTGAACTCGTACTTAAAACAAAGCGCTTTAATGTTGAGTTTATTAATCCTTGCATACTCATTCACGTTACTGGGTCATATTTCTGAGTTAGGCACAATTGAAAAAGGCTTGCTTATTTTGCATGTGCTCGTTATGGCATGGTGGTTTGGGGCGTTATTGCCACTAAAACAGGCTTGCCATCAGCTAAGTTATGCAGAACTTCATTTGCTGATGGAAAGCTTTGGCAAACAAGCAAGTTTTACAGTGAGCCTATTGTTGGTAGCAGGCCTCTGGCTCGTGATTCAATTGGTCGGAAGTCTTGATGCACTAATAAGCTCAAGTTACGGACAAACACTGTTGTTTAAATTGGCCCTTGTAGTGTCTATTTTGGCACTTGCTGCTAAACATAAACTAATACTCGTTCCACAACTTAAAAATAGTCAAGGCAGAGAGGCTTTATCTAAATCTATCTCGATAGAAATGCTAGTAGCTTTTGCCATTTTATCTGTAACGGCTGGGCTTACTAGTGTTGTTGGCCCTGCAAATTAA